In one window of Vibrio sp. DW001 DNA:
- a CDS encoding TRAP transporter large permease — MDMAFTASLVMFIGVVVLLVLGAPIAISVGISSFAAMTVILPYNGALTTSAQRMFVGLDSFALLAIPFFILAGNIMNNGGIAIRLINFSKIVSGCFSAPLAQTNVVSNMLFGSISGSGVASCAAVGGIMNPIQKQEGYDPKFSTAVNIASAPTGMLIPPSNALIVYATVAGSVSVSALFMGGYIPGLLWGLGVMIVAGIMGKRRGYISKNSMTLKECIKVTIDAIPSMSLIVVVIGGILGGVFTATEASAIAVVYSMILGFSYRQLKVKDLPTIFLDTAKMASIVIFMIGASSIMSWVMAFTQIPGMIADALLSFTSDPILILLIINVVLLFIGTFMDPTPAVLIFTPIFLPICMGLGMHPVQFGILMVFNLSLGTITPPVGPILFTGCKISGISIDSVIKTLLPFFLVIFLVLMLVTYIPAISMTLPELAGLIM; from the coding sequence ATGGATATGGCATTTACCGCCTCATTAGTAATGTTTATAGGGGTTGTGGTTTTATTGGTCCTAGGGGCTCCGATAGCCATTAGTGTTGGAATCTCGTCGTTCGCGGCAATGACGGTTATTCTGCCTTACAATGGTGCATTAACAACATCCGCACAGCGTATGTTTGTTGGGTTAGATTCATTTGCTCTGCTTGCTATACCATTCTTTATATTAGCCGGCAATATCATGAATAACGGTGGCATTGCCATACGGTTAATAAACTTCTCCAAGATTGTTAGCGGCTGTTTTTCTGCTCCATTGGCACAAACCAACGTCGTATCCAATATGCTATTTGGCTCTATTAGTGGTTCCGGTGTCGCATCTTGTGCTGCTGTCGGTGGCATAATGAACCCAATTCAGAAGCAAGAAGGTTATGACCCAAAATTTAGCACTGCAGTAAATATTGCCTCAGCGCCAACCGGTATGTTGATACCACCAAGTAACGCACTAATAGTATACGCAACGGTTGCTGGTAGTGTGTCAGTTTCAGCGTTGTTTATGGGGGGCTATATTCCAGGTCTGTTGTGGGGGCTTGGGGTTATGATAGTCGCTGGTATTATGGGCAAACGTAGAGGCTACATAAGCAAGAACTCGATGACCTTGAAAGAATGCATCAAGGTGACTATCGATGCAATTCCAAGTATGTCTCTGATAGTCGTTGTTATTGGCGGTATTTTAGGTGGCGTGTTTACGGCTACAGAAGCGTCAGCTATTGCTGTTGTTTATTCGATGATATTAGGCTTCAGCTATCGACAACTGAAAGTTAAAGATCTGCCAACTATCTTCTTAGATACCGCGAAAATGGCATCGATTGTAATCTTTATGATTGGGGCGTCATCAATCATGTCTTGGGTTATGGCATTTACTCAAATTCCTGGGATGATCGCGGATGCATTATTATCATTTACGAGTGACCCAATCTTAATTCTGTTGATCATTAACGTTGTATTATTGTTCATTGGAACATTCATGGATCCAACCCCAGCAGTATTGATTTTTACTCCGATTTTCCTGCCTATTTGTATGGGTTTAGGTATGCACCCCGTTCAATTTGGTATCTTGATGGTGTTTAATTTGTCGTTGGGGACGATAACGCCACCTGTTGGTCCAATTCTGTTCACTGGCTGTAAGATAAGCGGTATCAGTATAGATTCAGTAATTAAAACGTTATTACCATTTTTCTTAGTCATATTCTTAGTCTTAATGTTAGTAACTTACATTCCTGCGATTTCAATGACGTTACCTGAGCTTGCTGGTTTAATTATGTAA
- a CDS encoding TRAP transporter small permease, which produces MRNDKFNGLFLGLRKVKFGIDKVLSVFLISIMGIMTLLVTYQVVVRYIFDNPSAFSEVASRYLFIWLVLFGGAYVFGLREHMAITFIKDKFNKKLRIIVEMVIELIVVVFAYTVMVSGGYSSSVRQMWQMDSALQIPMGVIYAAIPISGTIMLFYFLCHEVTFINELIDLNNEQSEERGNI; this is translated from the coding sequence ATGCGAAATGATAAATTTAATGGCCTTTTTCTAGGCTTAAGAAAAGTTAAGTTCGGAATAGACAAAGTCCTTTCAGTCTTTTTAATTTCCATTATGGGAATAATGACACTATTAGTTACATACCAAGTAGTTGTTCGTTATATTTTTGACAATCCGAGTGCGTTTAGTGAAGTCGCATCCCGTTATTTATTTATTTGGTTGGTTTTATTTGGTGGCGCCTATGTGTTTGGATTAAGAGAACATATGGCCATCACATTTATTAAAGATAAATTTAATAAAAAATTACGTATCATTGTTGAAATGGTTATTGAATTAATTGTCGTTGTTTTTGCTTATACAGTAATGGTTAGTGGCGGTTATAGCAGCTCAGTACGTCAAATGTGGCAGATGGATTCCGCGTTACAAATACCAATGGGTGTCATTTACGCTGCTATTCCTATATCAGGTACAATCATGTTGTTTTATTTTCTTTGTCATGAAGTAACCTTTATTAACGAACTTATTGATTTGAATAATGAGCAGTCAGAAGAGCGAGGTAATATCTAA
- a CDS encoding TRAP transporter substrate-binding protein, translating into MSKFKVLTIATALVSVLGLSSVANAASEIKVAFNQSDKHPQFLALADFGEKLTKATDGRYTLNIFPNELLGDQRASLELVQNSAIQMAVVANPLVENYNSKFGILSLPYVYSGYEHQQKVFTSSVLDELFKETSPMGFEVIAAYTGGARSMYNKEGPINTVADMKGKKIRVMQSDTMIKTLSCMGGKGVPMGQGEVYSAIQQGVLDGAENSEITYFDLKQYEVAPYYSATRHLMVPDLVVASSDFLDSMSDKDRAAFESLAKESTLVEFGLWQKQISVSKKAAQDKGATFNEVDITPFREACIPLQQELIKTAEQKALYKKIVALQ; encoded by the coding sequence ATGTCCAAATTTAAAGTACTAACCATCGCCACCGCTTTAGTCAGCGTACTTGGTCTTTCGTCCGTGGCCAATGCCGCATCAGAAATCAAAGTCGCGTTTAACCAATCGGATAAACACCCACAGTTTTTAGCGCTTGCAGATTTTGGTGAAAAACTCACTAAAGCAACAGATGGTCGCTATACATTGAATATCTTTCCAAATGAGCTTCTTGGTGATCAAAGAGCATCACTTGAACTCGTTCAAAATAGCGCTATTCAAATGGCTGTTGTTGCAAATCCACTTGTAGAAAACTACAACAGCAAATTTGGTATTCTCAGTCTACCGTATGTTTACAGTGGTTATGAACATCAGCAAAAAGTATTCACTTCTAGTGTTCTAGATGAGTTATTCAAAGAAACATCACCTATGGGGTTTGAAGTTATAGCGGCATACACTGGCGGTGCGCGCAGCATGTATAACAAAGAAGGACCAATCAATACTGTTGCCGACATGAAAGGTAAAAAAATTCGTGTAATGCAATCTGATACGATGATAAAAACGCTTTCATGCATGGGTGGTAAAGGTGTACCTATGGGCCAAGGTGAAGTTTATTCGGCGATACAACAAGGTGTGCTTGATGGGGCGGAAAACAGTGAAATTACCTACTTCGATCTAAAACAATATGAAGTTGCACCTTATTATTCTGCAACCCGTCACTTGATGGTTCCAGATCTCGTCGTGGCAAGCAGTGATTTTCTTGATTCAATGTCCGACAAAGATCGTGCAGCGTTTGAAAGTCTAGCAAAAGAGAGCACTCTAGTAGAGTTTGGCTTGTGGCAAAAACAAATCAGCGTTTCAAAGAAAGCAGCACAAGATAAAGGTGCTACGTTCAATGAAGTTGATATCACGCCATTCCGTGAAGCATGTATCCCTCTTCAACAAGAATTAATTAAAACAGCAGAACAGAAAGCGTTGTATAAAAAAATTGTTGCCTTGCAATAA
- the kduI gene encoding 5-dehydro-4-deoxy-D-glucuronate isomerase yields the protein MHINYNSNPVDAKLYDTTRLRDELLTEKMFKDNDIVTVYSHIDRIVVMGVSPKSNELALDDFINNKDFGTDFFLQRREFGMINLGGKAKITTKNETYVLEHMDALYLGQGNENVVFGSVDDDFPALLYAISAPSHHIHPSRVIHQNEAKVIHLGDKENANERCINQYIHPDVLPTSQLSMGVTALKAGSVWNTMPPHTHERRMEAYFYFDIKPQQVVFHLMGEPKETRHIVVRNHQMVLSPSWSIHSGCGTQNYSFVWGMLGENLTFDDMDFVDMNEIR from the coding sequence ATGCATATTAATTATAATAGCAACCCTGTAGACGCTAAATTATACGACACTACTCGTCTTCGTGATGAATTGCTAACTGAGAAAATGTTTAAAGATAATGACATTGTGACGGTATACAGCCACATTGACCGTATTGTTGTTATGGGAGTATCACCTAAGAGTAATGAATTGGCTCTGGATGACTTTATTAATAATAAAGATTTCGGTACGGATTTCTTCCTACAACGTCGTGAGTTCGGAATGATTAATCTTGGTGGTAAAGCTAAGATTACGACAAAAAATGAAACGTATGTTTTAGAGCATATGGATGCATTATACCTGGGGCAAGGCAATGAGAATGTCGTGTTTGGTTCTGTTGACGATGACTTCCCGGCTTTATTGTATGCCATCAGTGCGCCATCTCATCATATTCATCCTTCCCGAGTTATTCACCAAAATGAAGCAAAAGTGATTCATTTGGGCGATAAAGAGAATGCAAACGAGCGATGTATTAATCAATACATTCACCCTGATGTTTTGCCTACGTCTCAATTATCTATGGGTGTTACTGCACTAAAAGCAGGAAGTGTATGGAACACCATGCCACCACATACCCATGAACGTCGTATGGAAGCGTATTTCTATTTCGATATAAAACCTCAACAGGTCGTTTTCCATCTCATGGGAGAGCCAAAAGAAACACGACATATTGTTGTTCGTAATCACCAGATGGTGTTGTCACCTAGTTGGTCTATTCATTCAGGCTGTGGAACACAAAATTACAGTTTTGTGTGGGGAATGCTAGGCGAGAATCTCACATTCGATGACATGGATTTTGTTGATATGAACGAAATTCGATAA